The following are encoded in a window of Gossypium raimondii isolate GPD5lz chromosome 13, ASM2569854v1, whole genome shotgun sequence genomic DNA:
- the LOC105783282 gene encoding LOW QUALITY PROTEIN: galactinol synthase 2 (The sequence of the model RefSeq protein was modified relative to this genomic sequence to represent the inferred CDS: inserted 1 base in 1 codon), translating into MAPNITTTKAATVTAKAPKRAYVTFLAGNGDYVKGVVGLAXGLRKVNSKYPLVVALLPDVPEEHRKILVDQGCIIREIEPVYPPENQTQFAMAYYVINYSKLRIWEFVEYSKMIYLDGDIQVFDNIDHLFDMEDGYFYAVMDCFCEKTWSHTPQYKIGYCQQCPDRVQWPSQLGPKPPLYFNAGMFVYEPSLSTYEDLLTTLKVTPPTPFAEQDYLNMYFRDIYRPIPPIYNLVMAMLWRHPENIELDKAKVVHYCAAGSKPWRYTGKEDNMDREDIKTLVAKWWEIYDDESLDYNNVVASGQAAEADEDKQSGLQLLLAALSKAGGFVHRINAPSAA; encoded by the exons ATGGCCCCTAACATCACCACTACCAAAGCTGCCACTGTCACTGCCAAGGCTCCCAAGAGGGCTTATGTTACGTTCTTGGCTGGGAACGGAGACTACGTCAAGGGCGTGGTGGGTTTAG AAGGACTGAGGAAGGTGAACAGCAAGTACCCACTTGTCGTGGCGCTTTTGCCCGACGTCCCAGAAGAACACAGGAAGATTCTGGTGGACCAGGGCTGCATAATCCGGGAGATCGAGCCTGTGTACCCACCTGAGAACCAGACCCAGTTTGCCATGGCCTACTATGTCATCAACTATTCCAAGCTGCGTATCTGGGAG TTTGTGGAGTATTCCAAGATGATATACTTGGACGGAGACATCCAAGTATTCGATAACATAGACCACTTGTTTGACATGGAAGATGGTTACTTTTATGCTGTGATGGACTGCTTCTGTGAGAAAACATGGAGCCACACCCCTCAGTACAAGATCGGCTACTGCCAGCAGTGCCCTGATAGGGTCCAATGGCCTTCGCAGCTTGGTCCTAAACCTCCTCTTTACTTCAACGCTGGAATGTTTGTATATGAACCTAGCCTTTCTACATATGAGGACCTCTTGACTACCCTCAAAGTCACCCCTCCTACCCCATTTGCGGAGCAGGATTATCTGAACATGTACTTTAGGGACATTTACAGGCCCATCCCTCCCATTTACAACCTGGTGATGGCCATGCTATGGCGCCACCCTGAGAACATTGAGCTAGACAAGGCCAAGGTGGTTCACTACTGTGCTGCTGGCTCCAAACCCTGGAGGTATACCGGCAAAGAAGACAACATGGACAGGGAAGACATTAAGACGCTGGTGGCTAAATGGTGGGAGATTTACGATGATGAGTCGCTTGACTACAACAATGTCGTGGCTTCTGGCCAAGCAGCAGAAGCTGATGAGGATAAGCAAAGCGGCCTGCAACTGCTTTTGGCAGCTTTGTCAAAGGCCGGCGGCTTTGTTCACCGTATTAACGCCCCTTCCGCTGCTTAA
- the LOC105783283 gene encoding ADP-ribosylation factor 2-B, with protein MGLSFAKLFSRLFAKKEMRILMVGLDAAGKTTILYKLKLGEIVTTIPTIGFNVETVEYKNISFTVWDVGGQDKIRPLWRHYFQNTQGLIFVVDSNDRDRVVEARDELHRMLNEDELRDAVLLVFANKQDLPNAMNAAEITDKLGLHSLRQRHWYIQSTCATSGEGLYEGLDWLSNNIANKA; from the exons ATGGGGCTTTCTTTTGCTAAGTTGTTCAGTCGCCTGTTTGCCAAGAAGGAAATGCGTATTCTGATGGTGGGTCTTGATGCTGCTGGTAAGACTACCATATTATACAAGTTGAAGCTCGGAGAGATTGTCACCACGATTCCCACTATTG GGTTTAATGTGGAAACTGTGGAATATAAGAACATTAGCTTCACCGTTTGGGATGTTGGAGGTCAGGACAAG ATTCGACCTTTGTGGAGGCACTACTTCCAAAATACTCAGGGGCTAATCTTTGTTGTGGATAGCAATGATCGTGATCGTGTTGTTGAGGCCAGGGATGAGCTTCACCGTATGCTAAATGAG GATGAGCTGAGGGATGCTGTGCTGCTTGTATTTGCAAACAAGCAAGATTTACCAAATGCTATGAATGCTGCTGAGATCACTGATAAACTTGGTCTTCATTCCCTCCGTCAGCGCCACTG GTATATTCAGAGTACATGCGCTACCTCTGGTGAAGGGTTGTATGAGGGTCTGGACTGGCTCTCCAACAACATAGCTAACAAG GCTTGA